From Akkermansiaceae bacterium, one genomic window encodes:
- a CDS encoding SMP-30/gluconolactonase/LRE family protein, translated as MKKSIALLLLLPFSPLFAEGPYPVDPASVRKEGIPAGKVTQAKFSGSKVFPGTERDYWVYVPSQYDGSKPACLMVFQDGGGYIGEKGSFKVPIVFDNLIASGEMPVTIAVFISPGVVPATKPDGQPRFNRSYEYDAFTADYSSFLIDEILPVALKDLKVSTDPNDRGICGSSSGAIAAFNVAWFRPDSFRRVYSTIGTYVGLRGGDEIVTLLRKTEPKPLRIFLQDGSNDNNIYCGDWWMANQAMERALTFSGYEVNHVWGEGKHSGQHGGAILPDAMRWLWKDHPQPVTTHFDACKGRTKDMLVDGKGWELVSEGHGFTEGPVASADGTVYFSDIPNSKIHTIAPDGKVSVFLENTNKTNGLAFGPDGRLYGCRAGAGEIVSWDVKTKEEKIHAKDIKANDLVVTHDGVIYATEPPTKSVWIIRPGQEKVLGSDKFGGVNGIEAVPDQGRFDVTDPGNRFVWSIMRQPDGSLSDAQPYHHLHLPPGDLDNRSRADGTAMTKDGWLLVATSMGVQVCDQPGRVNLIIPMPVGARFPSNLCFAGPERKTLFATAGDKVFKRETKLTGINAWDAPAAAPKPGL; from the coding sequence ATGAAAAAATCCATCGCCCTGCTCCTGCTGCTGCCGTTCTCCCCGCTGTTCGCGGAAGGCCCCTATCCCGTGGACCCCGCCTCCGTGCGGAAGGAAGGCATCCCCGCCGGAAAGGTCACCCAGGCGAAGTTCTCCGGCAGCAAGGTCTTCCCGGGCACGGAACGGGACTACTGGGTCTATGTGCCCTCCCAATATGATGGTTCGAAACCCGCCTGCCTGATGGTTTTCCAGGATGGCGGCGGCTACATCGGGGAAAAGGGATCGTTCAAGGTGCCGATCGTCTTCGACAACCTCATCGCCTCCGGGGAAATGCCGGTGACCATCGCGGTCTTCATCAGCCCCGGCGTGGTTCCGGCGACGAAGCCGGACGGACAGCCCCGTTTCAACCGCAGCTACGAGTATGACGCCTTCACCGCCGACTATTCTTCCTTCCTCATCGATGAGATCCTGCCGGTCGCGCTGAAGGACCTGAAGGTGAGCACGGACCCGAACGACCGCGGGATCTGCGGCTCGTCCTCCGGGGCCATCGCCGCGTTCAACGTCGCGTGGTTCCGGCCGGATTCTTTCCGCCGCGTGTATTCCACCATCGGCACCTACGTCGGCCTGCGTGGTGGCGACGAGATCGTGACCCTGCTGCGCAAGACGGAGCCGAAGCCGCTGCGCATCTTCCTCCAGGACGGTTCCAACGACAACAACATCTATTGCGGCGACTGGTGGATGGCGAACCAGGCGATGGAGCGCGCGCTGACCTTTTCCGGCTACGAGGTGAACCACGTGTGGGGCGAAGGAAAGCACTCCGGCCAGCACGGCGGTGCCATCCTCCCGGATGCCATGCGCTGGCTTTGGAAGGACCACCCGCAGCCCGTGACCACCCACTTCGACGCCTGCAAGGGCAGGACGAAGGACATGCTGGTGGACGGCAAAGGCTGGGAACTGGTGAGCGAAGGACACGGCTTCACCGAAGGCCCCGTCGCCTCCGCGGATGGCACGGTGTATTTCTCCGACATCCCCAACAGCAAGATCCACACCATCGCTCCGGATGGGAAGGTTTCCGTCTTCCTTGAGAACACCAACAAGACCAACGGCCTCGCTTTCGGTCCGGACGGACGGCTCTACGGTTGCCGTGCCGGTGCCGGTGAGATCGTTTCATGGGACGTGAAGACGAAGGAAGAGAAGATCCACGCGAAGGACATCAAGGCGAACGATCTGGTGGTCACCCACGACGGGGTGATCTATGCCACCGAGCCACCGACGAAGTCCGTGTGGATCATCCGTCCCGGCCAGGAGAAGGTGCTGGGCAGCGACAAGTTCGGCGGCGTGAACGGCATCGAGGCCGTGCCGGACCAGGGACGCTTCGACGTGACGGATCCGGGGAACCGTTTCGTCTGGTCCATCATGCGCCAGCCGGACGGCTCCCTGTCGGACGCGCAGCCCTACCACCATCTCCACCTGCCTCCGGGTGATCTGGACAACCGCAGCCGCGCGGATGGCACTGCAATGACGAAGGACGGCTGGCTCCTCGTCGCCACCTCCATGGGCGTGCAGGTCTGCGACCAGCCGGGCCGGGTGAATCTCATTATCCCGATGCCGGTCGGCGCGCGGTTCCCTTCCAACCTCTGCTTCGCGGGACCGGAGAGGAAAACCCTCTTCGCCACCGCCGGGGACAAGGTCTTCAAGCGTGAAACGAAACTCACCGGCATCAACGCCTGGGATGCCCCTGCCGCCGCGCCCAAGCCCGGCCTCTGA
- the eboE gene encoding metabolite traffic protein EboE, translated as MKLDSSHLSYCTNIHPAETWEATAEVLRTHVLAVRERLLADGELEDGAPFAIGLRLSAVAAEELLAGERLDRFRDWLAETNTYVFTINGFPYGSFHGTRVKEQVFLPDWTDRARLEYTKNLFRILSVISQPGTGASVSTLPGSHKTFHPQEGPILAHLVELALFLDELAREHNRDFHLGLEPEPLGHFENTEETLAFFQRLHASAPEYSEVIRRRIGLNYDACHLALEYDEARESLDALVTAGIRISKIHLSSALALDPRDSAALEAIREFDEPIYFHQALLRDPEGRIKRYPDLPDFFQSLDCGEASPADFREMRVHFHIPLDASPEAPLRSTQDQIQQVLAWRRDNPEACNHYEIETYTWGVLPSSMHRPVDEQLAAEYRWVLANA; from the coding sequence GTGAAGCTTGATTCATCCCATCTCTCCTACTGCACCAACATCCACCCCGCTGAAACGTGGGAAGCCACCGCGGAAGTTCTCCGGACGCACGTGCTGGCGGTGCGCGAGCGCCTGCTGGCCGACGGTGAGCTGGAAGATGGCGCGCCATTCGCCATCGGGCTGCGGCTGTCCGCGGTGGCGGCTGAGGAACTGCTGGCGGGTGAGCGGCTGGACCGCTTCCGCGACTGGCTGGCGGAGACGAACACCTACGTTTTCACGATCAACGGCTTTCCCTACGGCAGCTTCCACGGCACGCGGGTGAAAGAGCAGGTCTTCCTGCCGGACTGGACCGACCGCGCGCGGCTGGAATACACGAAGAATCTCTTCCGGATCTTGTCCGTCATCTCCCAGCCGGGCACCGGGGCGTCCGTCTCCACGCTACCCGGCTCCCACAAGACCTTCCACCCGCAGGAAGGACCGATCCTGGCTCACCTGGTGGAGCTGGCGTTGTTCCTGGATGAACTGGCGAGGGAGCACAACAGGGACTTCCACCTCGGCCTGGAACCGGAGCCTCTGGGCCATTTCGAGAACACGGAGGAAACGCTCGCCTTTTTCCAACGCCTGCACGCCTCCGCACCGGAGTATTCGGAGGTCATCCGCCGCCGCATCGGCCTGAACTACGACGCCTGCCATCTGGCGCTGGAGTATGACGAGGCGCGGGAATCGCTCGATGCCCTTGTGACCGCGGGCATCCGCATTTCGAAGATCCATCTTTCCAGCGCGCTCGCGCTCGATCCCCGCGACTCCGCCGCCCTCGAAGCGATCCGCGAGTTCGATGAGCCGATCTATTTCCACCAGGCGTTGCTGCGCGATCCGGAAGGCCGCATCAAGCGTTACCCGGATCTGCCGGACTTCTTCCAGTCACTCGATTGCGGCGAGGCGTCTCCCGCCGACTTCAGGGAAATGCGTGTCCATTTCCACATCCCGCTGGATGCCTCACCGGAGGCACCGCTCCGTTCCACGCAGGACCAGATCCAGCAGGTGCTGGCATGGCGGCGCGACAACCCGGAGGCCTGCAACCACTACGAGATCGAGACCTACACCTGGGGCGTGCTTCCGTCCTCCATGCACCGTCCGGTGGACGAACAGCTCGCCGCGGAATACCGCTGGGTGCTGGCGAACGCGTGA
- the dprA gene encoding DNA-processing protein DprA: MSPREAIVTLNLLPRIGPVRVKRLLEAFDTPDAILRAPKDRLMRVDGIGEETAKILTGWRDHADPGSELREAEERGISIVTQADEDYPAPLRNTYDPPLLLYVWGKLEARDRHAIGIVGSRRSTHYGTAVTKKLAFQLAHAGFTIVSGLARGIDTTAHEAAIAAKGRTIAVLGSGLGKLYPPENLGLAQMIAEGHGAVVSEFSLHTPPDQQTFPMRNRIVAAWSRALLVTECPLRSGSLITANLAAEYGKPVFAVPGPIDKPTSMGCNQLIRDGATLVADASHLLDDLGELPFQQQPAAESEAPSGQPELPEEEAKVFAAVTVDDQPVDRIIERAGLPAQVVTATLMKLEMRRLVRAFPGFRYGRR, encoded by the coding sequence ATGAGTCCGCGTGAAGCCATCGTCACCCTGAACCTGCTGCCCCGGATCGGGCCGGTGCGGGTGAAGCGGTTGCTGGAGGCATTCGACACCCCGGACGCGATCCTTCGCGCTCCGAAGGACCGCCTGATGAGGGTGGATGGGATCGGTGAGGAAACCGCGAAGATCCTGACCGGATGGCGCGACCATGCGGATCCCGGGAGCGAGCTGCGGGAGGCGGAGGAGCGCGGCATTTCCATCGTCACGCAGGCGGACGAGGACTACCCCGCCCCGCTGCGAAATACCTATGACCCGCCATTGCTGCTCTACGTCTGGGGAAAGCTGGAGGCTCGGGACCGCCACGCCATCGGCATCGTCGGCTCGCGGCGTTCGACCCACTACGGCACGGCCGTGACGAAGAAGCTGGCGTTCCAGCTCGCCCACGCCGGTTTCACCATCGTGTCCGGACTCGCACGGGGCATCGATACCACCGCCCATGAGGCCGCCATCGCGGCGAAGGGGCGGACCATCGCGGTGCTCGGCTCCGGGTTGGGGAAACTCTATCCGCCGGAGAACCTCGGCCTTGCCCAGATGATCGCGGAAGGTCACGGCGCGGTGGTCTCCGAGTTTTCCCTCCACACCCCGCCGGATCAACAAACCTTCCCGATGCGCAACCGCATCGTCGCCGCGTGGTCGCGCGCGCTGCTCGTGACGGAGTGTCCGCTGCGCTCCGGCTCGCTCATCACGGCGAATCTGGCGGCGGAGTATGGAAAGCCCGTCTTCGCCGTTCCGGGTCCCATCGACAAGCCGACCTCCATGGGCTGCAACCAGCTCATCCGGGACGGTGCCACCCTGGTGGCGGATGCGTCCCACCTGCTGGACGATCTGGGCGAGCTGCCTTTCCAACAGCAGCCGGCGGCAGAGTCGGAAGCCCCATCCGGTCAACCGGAGCTGCCGGAGGAGGAAGCGAAGGTTTTCGCCGCCGTGACAGTGGATGACCAACCGGTGGATCGCATCATCGAGCGTGCGGGCCTGCCCGCGCAGGTGGTCACGGCCACGCTGATGAAGCTGGAGATGCGGCGGCTGGTGCGGGCCTTTCCCGGGTTCCGATACGGGCGGAGGTGA
- a CDS encoding HNH endonuclease, translating into MPYLSIFRMPTPMKISGRSSSITNAFINSIIPVLAPTSDQIREALETLEMDVHDVRCVYCGDSSTEWDHLNPLVKDKKPTGYVSEIANLVPACGKCNQSKGNKHWKPWMISSAPRAPKARNIADLRKKMDLLDAYEEKFQPSQHDFSSMIGEELWTKHWDNWRKILDMMREAQTVAAEINIKIKRANQQIESMD; encoded by the coding sequence ATGCCCTATCTCTCGATATTCCGGATGCCGACCCCAATGAAAATCTCAGGGAGGTCTTCATCCATTACCAATGCATTCATCAATTCGATAATTCCCGTTCTTGCTCCAACGTCGGATCAAATCCGAGAAGCTCTTGAAACCCTGGAAATGGACGTGCATGATGTTAGATGCGTATATTGTGGGGACTCCTCCACCGAATGGGATCATCTCAATCCTCTGGTCAAAGACAAAAAACCGACGGGTTACGTTTCTGAAATTGCCAACCTCGTTCCAGCGTGCGGCAAGTGCAACCAGTCAAAGGGGAATAAACATTGGAAACCATGGATGATTAGTTCGGCGCCCCGTGCGCCAAAAGCACGGAACATCGCCGACTTACGCAAAAAAATGGACCTTCTTGATGCATATGAAGAAAAGTTCCAGCCGTCACAGCACGATTTTAGCTCCATGATTGGTGAAGAACTTTGGACGAAGCACTGGGACAACTGGAGAAAGATCCTCGACATGATGAGGGAAGCTCAAACTGTCGCAGCGGAGATCAACATAAAAATCAAAAGGGCAAACCAGCAGATCGAATCAATGGATTGA
- the aroB gene encoding 3-dehydroquinate synthase, producing the protein MPSVRVNLSDRSYDVVVEPGLLQRAGQAILEADVKPCRVAVVTDSNVVKFHSEALLASLAEAGFQATLHVVPAGESSKSMTQAEEVCRGMIRENHDRKSLLVALGGGVVGDLAGFVAAIFYRGIPFIQVPTTLLAQVDSSVGGKTGVNVEEGKNLLGAFHQPKRVLVDPHTLRTLPAREFHEGFAEAIKHAAIRDVRMVGELAALNPESRDVPADLIARNIGIKARVVEEDEYETKDIRALLNLGHTIGHGIEASVPYGEMLHGEAISLGLRAAIFLSEKKAGLPPEDARAIIGLLERFHLPVILPDRITTDTVMDRLSKDKKFSSGQIRYVLIDSPGNAFVSREITAEDLREAIEHLRS; encoded by the coding sequence ATGCCTTCCGTGCGAGTCAATCTGTCCGACCGTTCCTACGATGTGGTTGTCGAACCCGGCCTGCTCCAGCGGGCGGGCCAGGCCATCCTTGAAGCGGACGTCAAGCCCTGCCGGGTGGCCGTCGTCACGGACAGCAACGTCGTGAAGTTCCACTCGGAGGCCCTCCTCGCCTCGCTGGCTGAGGCTGGTTTCCAGGCCACCCTCCATGTCGTTCCCGCCGGAGAGTCATCGAAATCGATGACCCAGGCGGAAGAGGTCTGCCGCGGGATGATCCGGGAAAACCACGACCGCAAATCCCTCCTCGTGGCCCTCGGCGGTGGCGTGGTGGGAGACCTCGCCGGATTTGTCGCAGCCATCTTTTACCGTGGCATCCCCTTCATCCAGGTGCCCACCACCCTGCTCGCCCAGGTCGATTCCTCCGTGGGAGGGAAAACCGGCGTCAACGTGGAGGAAGGGAAGAATCTGTTGGGGGCCTTCCACCAGCCAAAGCGCGTGCTGGTGGATCCACATACCCTCCGCACCCTGCCCGCCCGGGAGTTCCACGAAGGCTTCGCGGAGGCGATCAAGCATGCCGCCATCCGGGATGTGCGGATGGTCGGTGAACTGGCCGCGCTCAATCCGGAAAGCCGGGACGTCCCGGCGGATCTCATCGCCCGCAACATCGGCATCAAGGCCCGGGTTGTGGAGGAGGATGAGTATGAGACGAAGGACATCCGCGCCCTGCTCAACCTGGGCCACACCATCGGCCACGGCATCGAGGCATCCGTTCCGTATGGAGAGATGCTCCATGGCGAGGCGATCTCACTGGGCCTGCGCGCCGCCATTTTCCTTTCCGAAAAGAAAGCCGGCCTTCCTCCGGAAGATGCCCGCGCCATCATCGGCCTGCTGGAGCGGTTCCATCTTCCCGTCATCCTGCCGGACCGGATCACCACGGACACGGTCATGGACCGGCTTTCCAAGGACAAGAAATTCTCCTCCGGCCAGATCCGCTACGTGCTGATCGACTCCCCGGGCAATGCCTTCGTCAGCCGGGAAATCACCGCGGAGGATCTGCGTGAGGCGATCGAACACCTGCGGTCATAA
- a CDS encoding cupin domain-containing protein: MGWRMEIRKYDEQVPFTTKDGSTIRSLLDRANAPVANQSLAEATLPPGGATERHYHGVSEEFYYILEGTGLMEIDGEERKVAPGDAILIPAKAWHQITAEGAMRFLCCCAPPYAHEDTFFA; the protein is encoded by the coding sequence ATGGGTTGGCGCATGGAGATCCGCAAATACGACGAACAGGTGCCGTTCACGACCAAGGACGGTTCGACGATCCGCAGCCTGCTGGACCGTGCGAACGCACCCGTGGCCAACCAGAGCCTGGCGGAAGCGACGCTGCCTCCGGGAGGGGCGACCGAGCGGCACTATCATGGCGTGAGCGAGGAGTTCTATTACATCCTCGAAGGGACCGGGCTGATGGAAATCGACGGAGAGGAACGCAAGGTGGCCCCGGGTGACGCCATCCTGATCCCGGCAAAGGCCTGGCACCAGATCACCGCGGAAGGCGCGATGCGCTTCCTCTGCTGCTGCGCGCCGCCCTACGCGCATGAGGACACATTCTTTGCCTGA
- a CDS encoding DUF1080 domain-containing protein, whose product MKSIILLSALALPVFAGEPNTLSDKEKADGFKLIFDGKSLDGFRNFKKEDVNAKWIVKDGAITLTEKGGGDLLTKEQYANFEFRFEFKIAPEGNSGIMWRSSEAGKAPYETGPEYQVLDSLSKTAYQHEIKRGNLAGAFYDIVPVKPEVSKPAGEWNEGSIKVDGTKITLTINGNVTADVDTSTDEWKELLAKSKFAKWEKFNKEAKGHLVFQDHGDVVSFRSLRVKEL is encoded by the coding sequence ATGAAATCCATCATCCTGCTCAGCGCCCTGGCGCTCCCCGTTTTCGCCGGCGAACCCAATACCCTCTCCGACAAGGAGAAGGCGGACGGCTTCAAGCTCATCTTCGACGGCAAGTCCCTCGACGGCTTCCGCAACTTCAAGAAGGAAGACGTCAACGCCAAGTGGATCGTCAAGGACGGTGCCATCACCCTCACCGAAAAGGGCGGCGGCGACCTGCTCACCAAGGAGCAGTACGCGAACTTCGAGTTCCGATTCGAGTTCAAGATCGCCCCGGAAGGCAACTCCGGCATCATGTGGCGCTCCAGCGAGGCTGGCAAAGCCCCCTACGAAACCGGCCCGGAGTACCAGGTGCTGGATTCCCTCTCCAAGACCGCCTACCAGCATGAGATCAAGCGCGGCAACCTGGCCGGTGCCTTCTACGACATCGTCCCGGTGAAGCCTGAGGTTTCCAAGCCGGCCGGCGAATGGAACGAAGGCAGCATCAAGGTGGACGGCACCAAGATCACCCTCACCATCAATGGCAATGTCACCGCCGATGTGGACACCTCCACGGATGAGTGGAAGGAGTTGCTTGCCAAGTCCAAGTTCGCCAAGTGGGAGAAGTTCAACAAGGAGGCCAAGGGCCACCTCGTCTTCCAGGACCACGGTGACGTGGTCTCCTTCCGCTCCCTGCGAGTGAAGGAACTCTGA
- a CDS encoding molybdopterin molybdotransferase MoeA: MISFREALGRLLEAVPRGGTERVRIENAAGRVLRQAILADREFPPFDRVMMDGFALRSAEWATGTRVFKVTGQAMAGMPQVSMAEGTATCVEVMTGAPCPAGADCVVPVEELAGMEEGGARFNDGADPVAGRFIHARGSDVAAGAVVLEEGTVLGAREIGVAASCGAGWLEVSKLPTISVMATGDELVAVDETPLPHQIRQSNAHALAAALGRAGLPAANVGTVCDDEEVAVAALAEWLAAGDWLILTGAVSKGARDFVPVVLGELGCTELFHGVAQRPGKPAGCWIGPKGQIVMALPGNPVSAITGLHAFVLPALARALGLGERAARKVVPVDCRGLEGMTQHLPVVLREDGRAEAAPTGNSGDFIGLLKSDGFVTLPPRGEHAGLPAAVPFTPWL; encoded by the coding sequence ATGATTTCGTTCCGCGAGGCGCTCGGCAGGTTGTTGGAGGCGGTTCCCCGTGGCGGGACGGAGCGGGTGCGCATCGAAAACGCGGCGGGGAGGGTGCTGCGGCAGGCCATCCTGGCGGATCGGGAGTTTCCTCCGTTCGACCGCGTGATGATGGACGGTTTCGCGCTGCGGAGTGCGGAGTGGGCGACGGGGACGCGGGTTTTCAAGGTGACCGGGCAGGCGATGGCGGGAATGCCACAGGTGTCCATGGCGGAAGGCACGGCGACCTGTGTGGAGGTGATGACCGGTGCTCCATGTCCGGCGGGCGCGGACTGCGTGGTGCCGGTGGAGGAACTTGCGGGGATGGAGGAAGGCGGGGCGAGGTTCAATGACGGAGCCGATCCCGTGGCGGGGCGGTTCATCCATGCCCGGGGAAGTGATGTGGCCGCGGGAGCGGTGGTGCTGGAAGAAGGGACGGTGCTGGGTGCCCGGGAGATCGGCGTTGCGGCATCCTGCGGAGCCGGGTGGCTGGAGGTTTCCAAGCTCCCCACCATCTCCGTGATGGCGACGGGGGATGAACTGGTGGCGGTGGATGAAACGCCGCTACCGCATCAGATCCGCCAGTCGAACGCCCACGCGCTGGCCGCCGCGCTGGGGAGGGCCGGACTTCCCGCCGCGAACGTGGGTACGGTTTGCGATGACGAGGAGGTGGCGGTGGCGGCTCTGGCGGAGTGGCTGGCCGCAGGGGATTGGCTGATCCTGACCGGCGCGGTGTCAAAGGGAGCGAGGGATTTCGTGCCGGTGGTGCTGGGGGAACTGGGATGCACGGAACTTTTCCACGGAGTGGCCCAGCGACCGGGCAAGCCGGCGGGCTGCTGGATCGGCCCGAAAGGACAGATCGTCATGGCATTGCCGGGGAATCCCGTCTCCGCGATCACCGGGCTGCATGCGTTCGTGCTGCCTGCGTTGGCCCGGGCGTTGGGGCTTGGGGAAAGGGCGGCGCGCAAGGTGGTGCCGGTGGACTGCCGGGGGCTGGAGGGGATGACACAGCACCTGCCGGTGGTGCTGCGGGAGGACGGCAGGGCGGAGGCCGCGCCTACGGGAAACAGCGGGGATTTCATCGGCTTGCTGAAAAGCGATGGCTTTGTCACCCTGCCGCCACGCGGGGAACATGCGGGCCTGCCCGCCGCAGTGCCGTTCACCCCGTGGCTCTGA
- the moaC gene encoding cyclic pyranopterin monophosphate synthase MoaC, translated as MEDNTFTHVRDGSPSMVDITGKVANRRTAVAEAKMTLGADIMAKLEGGDLKGPKGPVLQTAIIAGTMAVKKTSELIPFCHPLPVEACDFTINPEGDGISILCTVTTTGKTGVEMEAITGASVAALTVYDMCKALNKGIVIRETRLISKTGGKSGDYHYQNP; from the coding sequence ATGGAAGACAACACATTCACACACGTCCGCGATGGCAGCCCGTCGATGGTGGACATCACGGGAAAAGTGGCGAACCGCCGGACGGCCGTCGCGGAGGCGAAGATGACGCTGGGCGCGGACATCATGGCCAAGCTGGAAGGCGGCGACCTGAAGGGACCGAAGGGGCCGGTGTTACAGACGGCGATCATCGCCGGAACCATGGCGGTGAAGAAGACGAGCGAGCTGATCCCTTTCTGCCACCCGCTGCCGGTGGAAGCCTGCGATTTCACGATCAACCCGGAGGGTGATGGGATCTCGATCCTCTGCACCGTCACGACCACCGGGAAAACGGGCGTCGAGATGGAGGCCATCACGGGGGCCAGCGTGGCGGCGCTGACCGTCTATGACATGTGCAAGGCGCTGAACAAGGGCATCGTGATCCGCGAAACGCGGCTGATTTCCAAAACCGGCGGCAAGTCCGGCGACTACCATTACCAGAATCCATGA
- a CDS encoding NTP transferase domain-containing protein, with translation MSGEIRKPLCGLVLAGGRSSRMGTDKASLRHPDGRTLGRRCHDLLEQAGCADLYLSLRADQEIPDGFADKAAEVLRDADGSSGPVSGILAAMNSRPEADWLVVACDLPRLDLPTLEHLLSSRREGELFLAYRSEFDSLPEPLCTFYSSEAREVVMKAELFCPRKILIRNGCRLLEPMTGGALDNANTPEDWKAATGS, from the coding sequence ATGAGCGGGGAGATTCGGAAGCCGCTTTGTGGACTGGTGCTGGCAGGCGGGCGGAGTTCCCGGATGGGGACTGACAAGGCATCCCTGCGGCACCCGGACGGACGCACGCTCGGCAGGCGCTGCCATGACCTGCTGGAGCAGGCGGGTTGCGCGGACCTGTATCTTTCCTTGCGGGCGGATCAGGAGATCCCGGACGGTTTCGCTGACAAGGCGGCAGAAGTGCTTAGGGACGCAGACGGCAGTTCCGGCCCCGTTTCCGGCATCCTGGCGGCGATGAACTCGCGTCCGGAGGCGGACTGGCTGGTGGTGGCATGTGACCTGCCACGGCTGGACCTTCCCACGCTGGAGCATCTGCTGTCATCCCGGCGGGAAGGGGAACTGTTCCTCGCCTACCGGAGTGAGTTCGACTCTCTGCCGGAGCCGCTCTGCACCTTCTACTCCAGCGAGGCACGGGAGGTGGTGATGAAGGCGGAACTTTTCTGCCCGAGAAAGATCCTCATCCGCAACGGATGCCGCCTGCTGGAGCCGATGACCGGCGGAGCGCTGGACAATGCGAACACACCGGAGGATTGGAAGGCCGCTACGGGATCATGA
- a CDS encoding MoaD/ThiS family protein, protein MRTFKVLYFGLLAERRGVAEERVDSAASTAAELYAELDARHGLGLSTTHFRAAVNDEFAAWDGEIKSGDVVAFLPPMSGG, encoded by the coding sequence ATGAGGACGTTCAAAGTGCTTTATTTCGGCCTGCTGGCGGAGCGGAGGGGGGTGGCGGAGGAGCGGGTGGACTCGGCGGCATCCACGGCGGCGGAACTTTACGCGGAGCTGGATGCCCGGCATGGACTGGGGCTTTCCACCACGCATTTCCGGGCGGCGGTGAACGATGAATTCGCCGCATGGGACGGGGAAATCAAAAGCGGGGATGTAGTGGCGTTTTTGCCTCCCATGTCCGGTGGTTGA
- a CDS encoding molybdenum cofactor biosynthesis protein MoaE, giving the protein MNDDMPIRFSLAGGGFDANLLADELTDHRAGARVMFDGRVRNHNEGSEVACLEYQAYPAMALKVGQAIIEDEAAKHGLLRVRAVHRTGALEIGESAVWVGVASAHRAAAFDGARAIMERLKYELPVWKKETYLDGRIDWVGPDNKSAETGMEKAGEVAEWDGRIRTIYISDGHDFRGRHGLGRQDHGIRAVDAVLCVAGMGLKGDRYFGMKEDYKGQITFFDARMVEAVRGRFGLPDLEAGIFRRNVIVEGVDLSAWVGRKFRFQGVEFEGSEECKPCYWMDEAVAPGVEDFLKPNCGGGLRARILSDGMLKVDAPGFPTSS; this is encoded by the coding sequence ATGAACGACGATATGCCGATCCGGTTCTCGCTCGCGGGTGGGGGCTTCGATGCCAACCTCCTGGCGGATGAGTTGACGGATCATCGGGCCGGAGCGCGAGTCATGTTCGACGGTCGCGTCAGGAATCACAACGAAGGTTCCGAGGTGGCGTGTCTGGAGTATCAGGCCTATCCAGCCATGGCGCTCAAGGTGGGGCAGGCCATCATCGAGGATGAGGCGGCGAAGCACGGACTGCTGCGGGTGAGGGCGGTCCACCGGACGGGGGCGCTGGAGATCGGTGAATCCGCGGTATGGGTGGGTGTGGCATCAGCCCATCGTGCGGCCGCGTTCGATGGCGCGCGGGCGATCATGGAGCGGCTGAAATACGAGCTACCGGTGTGGAAGAAGGAGACCTATCTGGATGGCCGCATCGACTGGGTGGGACCGGACAACAAATCGGCGGAAACCGGCATGGAGAAAGCCGGGGAGGTCGCGGAATGGGACGGACGGATCCGGACGATCTACATTTCCGATGGCCATGATTTCCGCGGGCGTCATGGACTGGGCAGGCAGGACCATGGCATCCGGGCGGTGGATGCCGTCCTGTGCGTGGCGGGCATGGGGCTGAAGGGGGACCGCTATTTCGGGATGAAAGAGGACTACAAGGGACAGATCACCTTTTTCGATGCGCGGATGGTGGAGGCCGTCCGCGGACGGTTCGGGCTTCCGGATCTGGAGGCCGGGATTTTCCGCAGGAATGTGATCGTGGAGGGAGTGGATCTTTCCGCGTGGGTGGGCAGGAAATTCAGATTCCAGGGGGTGGAGTTCGAGGGCAGTGAGGAGTGCAAGCCGTGCTACTGGATGGATGAGGCGGTCGCTCCCGGAGTGGAGGATTTCCTCAAGCCGAACTGCGGTGGCGGACTGCGGGCGAGGATCCTGTCGGATGGCATGCTGAAAGTGGATGCGCCCGGGTTTCCGACGTCATCATGA